One stretch of Hymenobacter chitinivorans DSM 11115 DNA includes these proteins:
- a CDS encoding RICIN domain-containing protein has protein sequence MNKTTFLAGAARQLRTALVLATGFLVLGHEATAQSFLRADGQRIVNASNQEVILNGMNLGNWAVQEGYMMKVGWPGLDGKQTQGKVKKTLYNAGMSDAAVETFYQNYRDNFITKPDIDYIASKGFNCVRLPLHYELFLTPAQRAVRNSVMRGTVSYDSYVSQLTGWYNNNQLFVDPANMAALRMIDNTLAWAQANNMYVVLDMHAVPGSQGTDANIADQIVANDLWNRQINQDVLDRLWRFVSNRYKNDSRVAMYDLINEPNNFPNNPKIHDVLQRLITSIRSQGDNHLILVEGNGWGNDYNYMEPFTFSNRTNLVYNSHRYSGGGYEMDNGVNSTGGGANDLRFIGNLRNFRSTHNVPIWVGETGENTDTWMRDAAKNLNSVGIGWCHWTYKRFEDRSNPAFMHINPPYVVDGPAGLNQVLTNIQWANCVPNTTVAAVSPNQNGIINYPGGGNYNGTTATPSGPSIGRIYEISSKNGGKAMEVSANSQVNGGRVQQWGWVASASQKWKLVDAGGGYVRIVNLNSNKSLDIAGPSTADGAAVHQWDWLSQDSQYWQILSNGDGTYRIISKYSGKALDVENNSTADGAAIHMWTYGGGNNQRWYFSDQGAARPALAATAGSAADARLQLYPTTVTTTLTFDYTATQAQPLRVELVDMLGKTVLQRPAAPATTGLNTFTLNVAALPAGVYVLRLGTTEGQLQRRLVISR, from the coding sequence ATGAACAAGACTACCTTTTTAGCGGGTGCGGCGCGGCAGCTGCGCACGGCGCTGGTGCTGGCCACCGGCTTCCTGGTCCTGGGCCACGAGGCCACGGCCCAGAGCTTTTTGCGGGCCGACGGGCAGCGCATCGTTAATGCCAGCAACCAGGAAGTGATACTGAACGGCATGAACCTGGGCAACTGGGCCGTGCAGGAAGGTTACATGATGAAAGTGGGCTGGCCCGGCCTCGACGGCAAGCAGACCCAGGGCAAGGTCAAAAAGACCCTTTATAACGCGGGCATGAGCGACGCGGCCGTGGAAACCTTCTACCAGAACTACCGCGACAATTTCATCACCAAGCCCGATATCGACTACATCGCCAGCAAGGGCTTCAACTGCGTGCGCCTGCCGCTGCACTACGAGCTGTTTCTGACGCCCGCCCAGCGGGCCGTGCGCAACAGCGTGATGCGCGGCACCGTCTCGTACGACTCCTACGTGAGCCAGCTCACGGGCTGGTACAACAACAATCAGCTCTTCGTAGACCCGGCCAACATGGCGGCGCTGCGCATGATTGACAACACCCTGGCCTGGGCTCAGGCCAACAACATGTACGTGGTGCTCGACATGCACGCCGTGCCGGGTTCCCAGGGCACCGACGCCAACATTGCCGACCAGATTGTGGCCAACGACCTCTGGAACCGGCAGATCAACCAGGACGTGCTGGATCGGCTGTGGCGCTTCGTCTCGAACCGCTACAAGAACGACTCCCGGGTGGCCATGTACGACTTGATCAACGAGCCGAACAACTTCCCCAACAACCCCAAGATTCACGACGTGCTGCAGCGCCTGATTACCTCCATTCGGAGTCAGGGCGACAACCACCTGATTTTGGTCGAGGGCAACGGCTGGGGCAACGACTACAACTACATGGAGCCCTTTACCTTCTCCAACCGCACCAACCTGGTGTATAACTCCCACCGCTACAGCGGCGGCGGGTATGAGATGGACAACGGCGTGAACTCGACCGGCGGCGGGGCCAACGACCTGCGCTTTATCGGTAACCTGCGCAACTTCCGCTCGACCCACAACGTGCCGATTTGGGTGGGTGAAACCGGCGAAAACACCGACACCTGGATGCGCGACGCGGCCAAGAACCTGAACTCGGTGGGCATCGGCTGGTGCCACTGGACCTACAAGCGCTTCGAGGACCGCAGCAACCCGGCCTTTATGCACATCAACCCGCCCTACGTGGTGGACGGCCCGGCGGGCCTGAACCAGGTGCTGACCAACATTCAGTGGGCCAACTGCGTGCCTAACACGACCGTGGCGGCTGTGTCGCCAAACCAGAACGGCATTATTAACTACCCCGGCGGCGGCAACTACAACGGCACCACCGCCACGCCCAGCGGCCCCAGCATCGGGCGCATCTACGAAATCAGCTCCAAGAACGGGGGCAAGGCCATGGAAGTATCGGCCAACTCCCAGGTAAACGGCGGCCGGGTGCAGCAGTGGGGCTGGGTGGCCTCGGCCAGCCAGAAGTGGAAGCTCGTGGATGCCGGCGGCGGCTACGTACGCATCGTGAATTTGAACAGCAACAAGAGCCTCGACATTGCTGGCCCCAGCACTGCCGACGGCGCCGCCGTGCACCAGTGGGACTGGCTGAGCCAGGACAGCCAGTACTGGCAGATTCTGAGCAATGGCGACGGCACCTACCGCATCATCAGCAAGTACAGCGGTAAGGCCCTCGACGTGGAAAACAACTCCACCGCCGACGGCGCCGCTATTCACATGTGGACTTACGGCGGCGGCAACAACCAGCGCTGGTACTTCTCGGACCAGGGGGCGGCCCGCCCGGCCCTGGCGGCCACGGCCGGCTCGGCGGCCGATGCGCGCCTGCAGCTCTACCCCACCACCGTAACTACCACGCTAACTTTTGACTACACCGCCACCCAAGCCCAGCCGTTGCGCGTAGAGCTGGTGGATATGCTGGGCAAAACCGTGCTCCAACGCCCGGCCGCTCCGGCTACTACTGGTCTGAACACTTTTACCCTGAACGTGGCGGCGTTGCCGGCCGGCGTGTATGTGCTGCGCCTCGGCACCACCGAGGGCCAGCTGCAGCGCCGCCTGGTTATCAGCCGCTAG
- a CDS encoding GDSL-type esterase/lipase family protein: MITLPKQLAFRWPRVRRLLLAVALLAPVAARAQQQPPADYANLKRYAAANERLPAPPASPARVVIIGNSITEGWVKTDSAFFAGKPYGYIGRGISGQHTGQTLLRFRQDVIDLRPAVVVIIVGTNDVAENGGPYVPEHTMSNIKSMVELAQAHRIRVVLASVLPATDFWWRKGLNPAPKIVALNRQFRAYADQQHLVYLDFHTPMADEQQGLKKVYGEDGVHPNLAGYRVMEPLLNQAVAQALKRK; the protein is encoded by the coding sequence ATGATTACTCTCCCAAAACAGCTGGCTTTCCGTTGGCCACGAGTGCGCCGCCTGCTGCTGGCGGTGGCCCTGCTGGCGCCGGTAGCGGCCCGGGCCCAGCAGCAGCCCCCAGCCGACTACGCTAATCTGAAGCGCTACGCCGCGGCCAACGAGCGGCTGCCCGCCCCGCCGGCCAGTCCGGCCCGGGTGGTCATTATTGGCAACTCCATTACCGAAGGCTGGGTCAAGACTGACTCGGCCTTCTTTGCCGGCAAGCCCTACGGCTACATCGGGCGGGGCATCAGCGGGCAGCACACCGGCCAAACCCTGCTGCGCTTCCGCCAGGACGTCATCGACCTGCGGCCGGCCGTGGTGGTCATCATCGTGGGTACCAACGACGTGGCCGAGAATGGCGGCCCCTACGTGCCCGAGCACACCATGAGCAACATCAAGAGCATGGTGGAGCTGGCCCAGGCCCACCGCATTCGGGTGGTGCTGGCCTCGGTGCTGCCCGCCACCGACTTCTGGTGGCGCAAGGGCCTGAATCCGGCACCCAAAATTGTGGCCCTCAACCGGCAGTTCCGAGCCTACGCCGACCAGCAGCACCTAGTCTACCTCGACTTCCATACCCCGATGGCCGACGAGCAGCAGGGCCTGAAGAAAGTGTACGGCGAGGACGGCGTGCACCCCAACCTGGCCGGCTACCGGGTGATGGAGCCCCTGCTCAACCAGGCCGTGGCCCAGGCTCTCAAGCGCAAATAA
- a CDS encoding L,D-transpeptidase scaffold domain-containing protein yields MSRGSAAVLYLRALLDTAALGAPATYARLGLQAGAVVQTFYAQRGFEPAWTDASAGWSSPAREAVQLLGRAREFGLRPATYGHSLLVALPDSLAAATTTDARSRQLATFELRLTDALLRYAAHLRAGQLDARTLQPVPLGGEAARQATAALEQALAAATLAPALLQGQPRSFTYRQVQQAWSQQLAVTDSLGLTGNEADFRRVAVNLERLRWETPAADTGEVALVNIPAFRLQILKNGRVVQSHRVVVGKPETPTPTLSSRLIVFVTAPDWRVPYSIAVREILPQLQDDPSFLYDNHYRLYDARGRLVNPWHVPWRTVTPETFPYTIRQTAGRHNALGNIVFYFSNQHSVFLHDTPARSLFQRPQRALSHGCVRVEKPLALATYLLRRENQQAALTSVRRSIAQREKCRFDLAQGLPLQIRYYTCQADNGRLQFYADVYCQDEPLLAALFGR; encoded by the coding sequence GTGAGCCGCGGCTCGGCGGCGGTGCTCTACCTACGCGCCCTTCTCGACACGGCCGCGCTGGGCGCCCCGGCTACTTACGCCCGCCTGGGCCTGCAGGCCGGGGCCGTAGTCCAGACCTTCTACGCGCAGCGGGGTTTCGAACCGGCCTGGACGGATGCTTCCGCTGGCTGGAGTAGTCCGGCCCGGGAGGCGGTGCAGCTGCTGGGCCGGGCCCGGGAGTTTGGCCTGCGCCCGGCCACCTACGGCCACTCCCTGCTGGTTGCTCTGCCCGATTCGCTGGCGGCGGCCACCACCACCGACGCCCGCAGCCGGCAGCTGGCCACCTTCGAGCTGCGCCTCACCGATGCCCTGCTGCGTTACGCGGCCCACCTGCGCGCCGGGCAGCTCGACGCCCGCACTCTGCAGCCCGTCCCGCTCGGGGGCGAAGCAGCCCGGCAGGCCACCGCCGCGCTGGAGCAGGCCCTGGCCGCGGCAACCTTGGCGCCGGCCTTGCTGCAGGGCCAGCCCCGCAGCTTTACTTACCGGCAGGTGCAGCAGGCCTGGAGCCAGCAGCTGGCCGTCACCGATTCGCTGGGACTGACCGGCAACGAGGCCGACTTCCGGCGGGTGGCCGTGAATCTGGAGCGGCTGCGTTGGGAAACCCCGGCGGCCGATACCGGCGAGGTGGCCCTGGTCAATATTCCGGCGTTTCGGCTGCAAATACTCAAGAATGGGCGGGTAGTGCAAAGCCACCGGGTGGTGGTGGGCAAGCCCGAAACGCCCACGCCCACGCTCAGCAGCCGGCTTATCGTTTTCGTGACGGCGCCCGACTGGCGGGTGCCCTATAGTATTGCCGTGCGCGAAATACTGCCCCAGCTCCAGGACGACCCCAGCTTCCTCTACGACAACCACTACCGTCTCTACGACGCCCGGGGCCGGCTGGTGAACCCCTGGCACGTGCCCTGGCGCACGGTCACGCCCGAAACGTTTCCCTACACCATTCGGCAAACGGCGGGGCGGCACAATGCCCTGGGCAACATCGTGTTTTACTTCTCCAACCAGCACAGCGTCTTTCTGCACGACACGCCGGCGCGCAGCCTGTTTCAGCGGCCCCAGCGCGCCCTGAGCCACGGCTGCGTGCGGGTCGAGAAGCCGCTGGCCTTGGCTACCTACCTGCTGCGGCGCGAAAACCAGCAGGCGGCCCTGACCAGTGTGCGCCGCAGCATTGCCCAGCGCGAGAAGTGCCGCTTCGACCTGGCCCAGGGCCTGCCCCTGCAGATTCGCTACTACACCTGCCAGGCCGACAACGGCCGGCTGCAGTTTTATGCCGACGTGTACTGCCAGGACGAGCCCCTGCTGGCCGCTTTGTTTGGGCGCTAA
- a CDS encoding pyridoxal phosphate-dependent aminotransferase: protein MLEVSQRGHAMPLSPYRRLTPFADAAKQRGVHVHHLNIGQPDIETPPTMVAAVQQADIRVLEYSPTAGYLSYRRKLAAYYQRVGIPVSVDDILVTTGGSEAIFFALMCCLNPGDELIIPEPFYGAYTAFAVATDVRIVPVTSYLADGFALPPIEEFERRITPRTKALLLCTPNNPTGYVYSRQELELLKDLCVRHNLYLLSDEAYREFCYDREYVSALHLQGADEHLVVLDTISKRYSSCGARIGAFVTKNKALQLAAFKFAQMRISPPGLAQVLAEAASELPESYFDHTKAEYLARRDLMVRRLQAIPGVQCPVPGGAFYVMAHLPVDDCDRFCQWLLESFAYENETVMLSPASGFYATKGLGRQQIRMAYVLNCADLDRALTCLEQALLVYPGREIAVPEPALDHSH from the coding sequence ATGTTAGAAGTCTCGCAGCGTGGCCACGCTATGCCGTTGTCGCCGTACCGCCGGCTCACGCCCTTCGCCGACGCCGCCAAGCAGCGCGGTGTGCACGTGCACCACCTCAACATCGGCCAGCCCGACATTGAAACCCCGCCCACCATGGTGGCGGCCGTGCAGCAGGCCGACATCCGGGTGCTGGAATACAGCCCCACGGCGGGCTACCTGAGCTACCGCCGCAAGCTGGCCGCCTACTACCAGCGGGTCGGCATTCCGGTCAGCGTCGACGATATTCTGGTGACGACGGGTGGCAGCGAGGCTATTTTCTTTGCCCTGATGTGCTGCCTCAACCCCGGCGACGAGCTCATCATTCCCGAGCCTTTTTACGGGGCCTACACCGCCTTTGCCGTGGCTACCGACGTGCGCATTGTGCCCGTCACGTCTTACCTGGCCGACGGCTTTGCCCTGCCGCCCATCGAGGAGTTTGAGCGCCGCATCACGCCCCGCACCAAGGCCTTGCTGCTGTGCACCCCCAACAACCCCACGGGCTACGTTTACAGCCGGCAGGAGCTCGAGCTGCTCAAGGACCTGTGCGTGCGCCACAACCTGTACCTGCTCTCGGATGAGGCCTACCGGGAGTTCTGCTACGACCGGGAATACGTCAGCGCCCTGCACCTGCAAGGAGCCGACGAGCACCTGGTAGTGCTCGACACGATTTCGAAGCGCTACAGTTCCTGCGGGGCCCGCATCGGGGCTTTTGTTACCAAGAACAAGGCCCTGCAGCTGGCCGCCTTCAAGTTTGCCCAGATGCGGATTAGTCCGCCCGGCTTGGCTCAGGTGCTGGCCGAAGCCGCTTCGGAGCTGCCCGAGAGCTACTTCGACCACACCAAGGCCGAATACCTGGCCCGGCGCGACCTGATGGTGCGCCGCCTGCAAGCCATCCCCGGCGTGCAGTGCCCCGTACCCGGGGGCGCGTTCTACGTCATGGCCCACCTGCCCGTCGACGACTGCGACCGGTTCTGTCAGTGGCTGCTCGAATCGTTTGCTTATGAAAATGAAACGGTGATGTTGTCGCCGGCCAGCGGCTTTTACGCCACCAAGGGCCTGGGCCGGCAGCAAATCCGGATGGCCTACGTGCTCAACTGCGCCGACCTGGACCGGGCCCTGACCTGCCTCGAACAGGCCCTGCTGGTGTATCCCGGCCGGGAAATTGCGGTGCCCGAGCCCGCCCTCGACCACAGCCACTAA
- a CDS encoding glycoside hydrolase family 30 protein encodes MLNKFLSSLLLSTLTVGGVLAQNAANPARNFKAYSVAGKKAQVYATVAGTDQRLAAGSSLSFQPAPQPLETQVCVFVDPTKTFQTMLGIGGALTDAAAETYAKLSKDQQQEFMQAYYSPTKGIGYTLARTTIASSDFSSAPYDYVADKDESLKTFSVKHDEQYRIPFIKQAIAAAGGKLTMYVAPWSPPAWMKDNSNRLKGGKLLPQYRQTWADHYVKFIREYERQGIPIWGLSTQNEPMAVQKWESCLFTATEERDFIKEYLGPTLKKSGLGDRKLIAWDHNRDQVYQRASTILDDPKAAQYVWGVGYHWYETWTGSSMMFDNVRRVHETYPNMNLLLTEACIEKFDFSKVNDWALGEKYGMSMINDFNNGNVGWTDWNVLLDEQGGPNHVKNFCYAPLIGDTRTGKLVYTNIYYYIGHFSKFIRPGAKRIVSSSNRDHLSTTAFLNTDGKVAVVVMNDGDQKQDFQLWMQGQAAAVSSLPHSIMTLVIN; translated from the coding sequence ATGCTCAACAAGTTTCTTTCTTCCCTGCTGCTCTCGACCCTGACCGTGGGTGGGGTGCTGGCGCAGAACGCGGCCAACCCCGCCCGCAACTTTAAAGCCTACTCCGTGGCCGGCAAAAAGGCCCAGGTGTACGCCACCGTAGCCGGTACCGACCAACGCCTGGCCGCCGGCTCCAGCCTGAGTTTTCAGCCCGCGCCCCAACCGCTGGAAACCCAGGTGTGCGTATTCGTGGACCCCACCAAGACGTTTCAGACGATGCTCGGCATCGGGGGAGCCCTGACCGACGCGGCGGCCGAAACCTACGCCAAGCTCAGCAAAGACCAGCAGCAGGAATTCATGCAGGCCTACTACAGCCCCACCAAGGGCATTGGCTACACCCTGGCCCGCACCACCATTGCCAGCTCCGACTTCAGCAGCGCCCCCTACGACTACGTGGCCGACAAGGACGAGAGCCTGAAGACCTTCAGCGTCAAGCACGACGAGCAGTACCGCATTCCGTTTATCAAGCAGGCCATTGCCGCCGCCGGGGGCAAGCTCACGATGTACGTGGCGCCCTGGAGCCCGCCGGCCTGGATGAAGGACAACAGCAACCGCCTCAAGGGCGGCAAGCTGCTGCCCCAGTACCGCCAGACCTGGGCCGACCACTACGTGAAGTTTATCCGGGAGTATGAGCGCCAGGGCATTCCGATTTGGGGCCTGAGCACCCAGAACGAGCCCATGGCCGTGCAGAAGTGGGAATCCTGCCTGTTTACGGCCACCGAGGAGCGCGACTTTATCAAGGAATACTTGGGGCCCACGCTGAAGAAGAGCGGCCTGGGCGACCGGAAGCTCATTGCCTGGGACCACAACCGGGACCAGGTCTACCAGCGCGCCAGCACCATTCTCGACGACCCCAAGGCGGCCCAGTACGTGTGGGGCGTGGGTTACCACTGGTACGAAACCTGGACCGGCAGCAGCATGATGTTCGACAACGTGCGCCGGGTGCACGAAACCTACCCCAATATGAACCTGCTGCTCACCGAGGCCTGCATCGAGAAGTTCGACTTCAGCAAGGTCAACGACTGGGCCCTGGGCGAGAAGTACGGCATGTCGATGATTAACGACTTCAACAACGGCAACGTGGGCTGGACCGACTGGAACGTGCTGCTCGACGAGCAGGGCGGCCCCAACCACGTCAAGAACTTCTGCTACGCCCCGCTTATCGGCGATACGCGCACGGGCAAGCTGGTGTATACCAACATTTACTACTACATCGGGCACTTCTCCAAGTTTATCCGCCCCGGCGCCAAGCGCATCGTCAGCTCCTCCAACCGGGACCACCTGAGCACCACCGCCTTCCTCAACACCGACGGCAAAGTAGCCGTGGTAGTAATGAACGACGGCGACCAAAAGCAGGACTTCCAGCTCTGGATGCAGGGCCAGGCCGCCGCTGTCAGCAGCCTGCCCCACTCCATCATGACGCTCGTTATCAACTAG
- a CDS encoding helix-turn-helix domain-containing protein, with product MGRQRQTLHLTLRQRQQLDDYLRQNDLLPVQHNRAQVLLYWAAGHSAAACAQRLGTTDDRVYAMRRAYRRLGLTAYLAASVQGGAPTKLTPAAEAALTHLVADEPQASWSLRQLAEFLVGAGYTPSISYVTVSKALKRIRQTTPVTGACH from the coding sequence ATGGGCCGCCAGCGGCAAACTCTCCACCTCACTCTCCGGCAGCGCCAGCAGCTCGACGACTACCTGCGCCAGAACGACTTGCTGCCGGTGCAGCACAATCGGGCTCAGGTGCTGCTGTACTGGGCCGCGGGCCACTCGGCGGCGGCCTGCGCCCAGCGCCTGGGCACCACCGACGACCGGGTGTACGCTATGCGCCGCGCCTACCGCCGCCTGGGCCTCACGGCCTACCTGGCGGCCTCGGTGCAGGGCGGCGCACCCACCAAGCTCACCCCCGCCGCCGAAGCCGCCCTAACTCACCTGGTGGCCGACGAGCCGCAAGCCTCCTGGAGCCTGCGCCAGCTAGCCGAGTTCTTGGTGGGCGCCGGCTACACCCCCTCCATCAGCTACGTCACCGTGAGCAAAGCTCTGAAGCGGATCCGGCAGACCACGCCCGTGACTGGGGCCTGCCACTAA
- a CDS encoding cytochrome b/b6 domain-containing protein, whose translation MQVQSAPVTAPPVANRHSLGLRLWHWGSAAVISGLLTTILFLFVILKMKTVGPQFQEVLQKEGVTMSKEQVRGLTRIISHRIWDWHIYLGVALSFLLLFRIALEFVQPRAQRFATKLGVARQYAQQVGADVRDTRHSVLVKYSYLAFYLMLTVMVGTGLVLIFADDVEFLHKIEHTVKEVHNVTMYLVLAFIGFHLGGVMWAELTKNRGIVSDMINGGK comes from the coding sequence ATGCAAGTACAATCCGCCCCCGTTACGGCGCCGCCCGTTGCCAACCGCCATTCCCTGGGCCTACGGCTCTGGCACTGGGGCAGCGCGGCCGTTATTTCCGGCCTGCTCACCACCATTCTGTTCCTGTTCGTGATTCTAAAAATGAAGACCGTGGGGCCGCAGTTTCAGGAGGTGCTGCAAAAAGAGGGCGTCACGATGAGCAAGGAGCAGGTGCGGGGCCTGACGCGCATCATTTCCCACCGCATCTGGGACTGGCACATTTACCTGGGCGTGGCCTTGTCGTTTCTGCTGCTGTTCCGTATCGCGCTGGAATTTGTGCAGCCCCGGGCGCAACGGTTTGCCACCAAGCTCGGCGTGGCCCGGCAGTATGCCCAGCAGGTGGGCGCCGATGTGCGCGACACCCGCCACTCGGTGCTAGTCAAATACTCCTACCTGGCCTTCTACCTCATGCTCACGGTCATGGTCGGCACGGGCCTGGTGCTGATATTCGCCGACGACGTGGAATTTCTGCACAAAATCGAGCACACCGTTAAGGAAGTGCACAACGTGACGATGTACCTGGTCCTGGCCTTTATCGGGTTTCACCTCGGGGGCGTGATGTGGGCCGAACTGACCAAGAACCGGGGCATCGTGTCAGACATGATAAACGGCGGCAAATAG
- a CDS encoding sugar MFS transporter, translated as MAVVAPSTLGPPTTDHDQNTPSYTSALSSLTVLFFMMGFITCLNDILIPYLKSIFQLNYTQANLINFCFFGAYFVMGIPAGWLVKRLGYKGGMLTGFVVAALGCFLFYPAAASRSYGLFLAALFVLATGVVLLQVAGNPYVAILGPARSAPARLTLTQAFNSLGTTVAPLLGTWLILSHLPALDTPQAAAAIDVRAVQVPYLGIGAVLLVISALLALLKLPTITHAPAAGSSSQSILQYRHLLLGMVGIFAYVGGEVAIGSHIVSYLHLPEVMNMAPAVAGKQVSYYWGGAMVGRFIGAYLLNKFNPGRLLAFNAIGAVLLLIISALTRGEVAMWSLLAVGLMNSIMFATIFTLAVAGLGRHTEQASGLLNVAIVGGAIVPLLFAVVADASSLRWAFVLPVLCYAYIFWYGLKGHVFRLPAV; from the coding sequence ATGGCTGTAGTTGCTCCTTCCACCCTGGGTCCGCCCACCACCGACCACGACCAGAACACCCCGAGCTACACCTCGGCCTTGTCGTCGCTGACGGTGCTCTTCTTCATGATGGGCTTTATCACCTGCCTCAACGACATCCTGATTCCCTACCTCAAGTCCATTTTCCAGCTCAACTACACCCAGGCCAACCTGATTAACTTCTGCTTTTTTGGAGCCTACTTCGTGATGGGCATTCCGGCCGGCTGGCTGGTTAAGCGCCTGGGCTACAAGGGCGGTATGCTCACGGGCTTCGTGGTGGCGGCCCTGGGCTGCTTCCTGTTTTACCCGGCCGCGGCCAGCCGCAGCTACGGGCTGTTTCTGGCGGCGCTGTTTGTGCTGGCTACCGGGGTGGTGCTGCTGCAAGTGGCCGGCAACCCTTACGTAGCCATTCTGGGTCCGGCCCGCTCGGCCCCGGCCCGGCTCACGCTCACCCAGGCCTTCAACTCGCTGGGCACCACTGTGGCCCCGCTGCTGGGCACCTGGCTGATTTTGTCCCACCTGCCGGCCCTGGATACGCCCCAGGCCGCGGCGGCCATCGACGTGCGCGCCGTGCAGGTACCATACCTGGGCATCGGGGCCGTGCTGCTGGTCATCAGCGCCCTGCTGGCCCTGCTCAAGCTCCCGACTATTACGCACGCCCCGGCGGCCGGCTCCTCTTCCCAGAGCATCTTGCAGTACCGCCACCTGCTGCTGGGCATGGTGGGCATCTTCGCTTACGTGGGCGGGGAAGTAGCTATTGGCTCCCACATTGTGAGCTATTTGCATTTGCCCGAGGTAATGAATATGGCCCCGGCCGTGGCTGGCAAGCAGGTGTCGTACTACTGGGGCGGGGCCATGGTGGGCCGCTTTATTGGAGCTTACCTGCTCAATAAGTTTAACCCCGGCCGGTTGCTGGCCTTCAACGCTATTGGCGCCGTGCTGCTGCTCATCATCTCGGCCCTGACCCGGGGCGAAGTGGCCATGTGGAGCCTGCTGGCCGTGGGCCTGATGAACTCCATCATGTTTGCCACCATCTTCACCCTGGCCGTGGCCGGGCTGGGCCGGCACACCGAGCAGGCCTCGGGTTTGCTGAACGTGGCCATCGTGGGCGGTGCCATCGTGCCCCTGCTCTTCGCCGTGGTTGCCGATGCCAGCTCCCTGCGCTGGGCCTTCGTGCTGCCTGTGCTCTGCTACGCCTACATTTTCTGGTACGGGCTCAAGGGGCACGTGTTCCGTCTGCCCGCCGTCTAA
- a CDS encoding DinB family protein: MHPPNLPEVWLRGPLPGVPPLLQPVAHALLQAREELQAQLLDFPADQLWQQPGGVASVGFHLQHLRGVLDRLLTYARGEALSPVQLQALQQEGQAPAAGGTVGELVAAFNAQVDAALVQLKATPEATLTEVRGVGRAQLPSTVLGLLVHAAEHTMRHLGQLLVTARVLRAAGFGQHG, from the coding sequence ATGCACCCTCCCAACCTTCCGGAAGTATGGCTGCGCGGGCCGCTGCCCGGCGTGCCGCCCCTGCTGCAGCCCGTGGCCCACGCCCTGCTGCAGGCCCGCGAGGAACTGCAGGCCCAGCTCCTCGATTTTCCCGCCGACCAGCTCTGGCAGCAACCCGGCGGAGTGGCCTCGGTGGGCTTTCACCTGCAGCACCTGCGCGGGGTACTCGACCGGCTGCTGACCTACGCCCGGGGCGAAGCCCTGAGCCCGGTGCAGTTGCAAGCCCTGCAGCAGGAAGGGCAGGCGCCGGCGGCGGGAGGCACGGTCGGGGAGCTGGTAGCGGCCTTCAACGCGCAAGTAGATGCCGCCCTGGTTCAGCTAAAGGCCACGCCGGAAGCTACCCTAACCGAAGTCCGGGGCGTGGGCCGGGCCCAGCTGCCGTCCACGGTGCTGGGCCTGCTGGTGCACGCAGCGGAGCACACCATGCGCCACCTCGGCCAACTGCTGGTCACGGCCCGGGTGCTGCGGGCAGCGGGTTTTGGGCAGCATGGATAA